A section of the Myxocyprinus asiaticus isolate MX2 ecotype Aquarium Trade chromosome 22, UBuf_Myxa_2, whole genome shotgun sequence genome encodes:
- the ctbp1 gene encoding C-terminal-binding protein 1 isoform X1, with the protein MALMDKHKVKRQRLDRICEGIRPPILNGPMHPRPLVALLDGRDCTVEMPILKDVATVAFCDAQSTQEIHEKVLNEAVGALLYHTITLSRDDLDKFKGLRVIVRIGSGFDNVDIKAAADLGIAVCNVPAASVEETADTAMCLILNLYRRVTWMHQALREGTRASSVEQIREVAGGAARIRGETLGIIGLGRVGQAVALRAKAFGFGVIFYDPYLPDGVERSLGLQRMATLQDLLIHSDCVSLHCSLNEHNHHLINDFTIKQMRQGAFLVNTARGGLVDEKALAQALKEGRIRGAALDVHETEPFSFSQGPLKDAPNLICTPHTSWYSEQASIEAREEAAREVRRAITGRIPDSLKNCVNKEYLMSASQWPSMEAATVHSELNGAAAYRFPAGLIGVAAGGLPGAGAGVEGIVAGSLPLAHAIAPISHPPHTPSPGQPSKAEADRDIPSDQ; encoded by the exons ATGGCTCTAATGGACAAACACAAAGTGAAGCGGCAGAGATTGGACCGCATCTGTGAAG GCATTCGACCACCCATCCTCAATGGGCCCATGCACCCTCGTCCTCTGGTGGCACTGCTGGATGGGCGGGACTGCACAGTGGAGATGCCCATACTGAAGGATGTGGCCACTGTGGCCTTCTGTGATGCCCAGTCCACCCAGGAGATTCACGAGAAG GTTCTAAATGAGGCCGTTGGAGCTTTGCTCTACCACACTATTACGCTCTCACGAGACGACCTGGACAAATTCAAAGGTCTTCGGGTCATTGTGAGGATTGGCAGTGGATTTGACAATGTTGATATTAAAGCTGCAGCAGATCTGG GTATAGCAGTATGTAATGTGCCAGCGGCATCTGTGGAGGAAACGGCAGACACTGCCATGTGTTTAATTCTGAATCTATACCGCCGCGTCACCTGGATGCATCAGGCTCTACGTGAGGGTACTCGTGCCTCCAGCGTGGAGCAGATCAGGGAGGTGGCTGGAGGCGCTGCCCGCATTCGAGGAGAGACGCTGGGCATCATCGGGCTTG GACGTGTGGGCCAGGCAGTTGCTCTGAGGGCAAAGGCCTTTGGGTTTGGTGTGATTTTCTATGATCCGTACCTGCCAGATGGTGTAGAGAGATCACTAGGGCTCCAGCGCATGGCCACACTACAGGACCTGCTCATACACTCTGACTGTGTGTCGCTACACTGCAGTCTGAATGAACATAACCATCACCTCATCAACGACTTCACCATTAAACAG ATGCGTCAGGGTGCTTTCCTAGTGAACACTGCGCGTGGAGGTCTGGTGGATGAGAAAGCTCTGGCCCAGGCTCTAAAAGAGGGAAGAATACGGGGAGCAGCACTGGACGTCCATGAGACAGAGCCCTTCAG TTTCTCTCAGGGCCCTTTGAAGGATGCCCCAAATCTTATCTGTACCCCACACACATCCTGGTACAGTGAACAGGCCTCCATTGAGGCTAGAGAAGAGGCAGCGAGGGAGGTGCGCAGAGCCATTACAG GCCGTATCCCGGACAGTCTGAAAAATTGTGTTAACAAGGAGTATTTGATGTCAGCATCTCAGTGGCCATCTATGGAGGCCGCCACTGTGCACTCTGAGCTCAACGGAGCTGCAGCCTATAG GTTCCCTGCCGGGCTGATTGGTGTAGCAGCGGGCGGTTTGCCTGGAGCCGGGGCAGGAGTGGAGGGCATTGTGGCTGGATCTCTGCCCCTGGCACACGCCATTGCCCCCATCTCTCACCCACCTCATACCCCATCTCCTGGGCAACCCTCCAAGGCAGAGGCTGACAGAGACATCCCTTCTGACCAATAG
- the ctbp1 gene encoding C-terminal-binding protein 1 isoform X2: MMQGIRPPILNGPMHPRPLVALLDGRDCTVEMPILKDVATVAFCDAQSTQEIHEKVLNEAVGALLYHTITLSRDDLDKFKGLRVIVRIGSGFDNVDIKAAADLGIAVCNVPAASVEETADTAMCLILNLYRRVTWMHQALREGTRASSVEQIREVAGGAARIRGETLGIIGLGRVGQAVALRAKAFGFGVIFYDPYLPDGVERSLGLQRMATLQDLLIHSDCVSLHCSLNEHNHHLINDFTIKQMRQGAFLVNTARGGLVDEKALAQALKEGRIRGAALDVHETEPFSFSQGPLKDAPNLICTPHTSWYSEQASIEAREEAAREVRRAITGRIPDSLKNCVNKEYLMSASQWPSMEAATVHSELNGAAAYRFPAGLIGVAAGGLPGAGAGVEGIVAGSLPLAHAIAPISHPPHTPSPGQPSKAEADRDIPSDQ; this comes from the exons ATGATGCAAG GCATTCGACCACCCATCCTCAATGGGCCCATGCACCCTCGTCCTCTGGTGGCACTGCTGGATGGGCGGGACTGCACAGTGGAGATGCCCATACTGAAGGATGTGGCCACTGTGGCCTTCTGTGATGCCCAGTCCACCCAGGAGATTCACGAGAAG GTTCTAAATGAGGCCGTTGGAGCTTTGCTCTACCACACTATTACGCTCTCACGAGACGACCTGGACAAATTCAAAGGTCTTCGGGTCATTGTGAGGATTGGCAGTGGATTTGACAATGTTGATATTAAAGCTGCAGCAGATCTGG GTATAGCAGTATGTAATGTGCCAGCGGCATCTGTGGAGGAAACGGCAGACACTGCCATGTGTTTAATTCTGAATCTATACCGCCGCGTCACCTGGATGCATCAGGCTCTACGTGAGGGTACTCGTGCCTCCAGCGTGGAGCAGATCAGGGAGGTGGCTGGAGGCGCTGCCCGCATTCGAGGAGAGACGCTGGGCATCATCGGGCTTG GACGTGTGGGCCAGGCAGTTGCTCTGAGGGCAAAGGCCTTTGGGTTTGGTGTGATTTTCTATGATCCGTACCTGCCAGATGGTGTAGAGAGATCACTAGGGCTCCAGCGCATGGCCACACTACAGGACCTGCTCATACACTCTGACTGTGTGTCGCTACACTGCAGTCTGAATGAACATAACCATCACCTCATCAACGACTTCACCATTAAACAG ATGCGTCAGGGTGCTTTCCTAGTGAACACTGCGCGTGGAGGTCTGGTGGATGAGAAAGCTCTGGCCCAGGCTCTAAAAGAGGGAAGAATACGGGGAGCAGCACTGGACGTCCATGAGACAGAGCCCTTCAG TTTCTCTCAGGGCCCTTTGAAGGATGCCCCAAATCTTATCTGTACCCCACACACATCCTGGTACAGTGAACAGGCCTCCATTGAGGCTAGAGAAGAGGCAGCGAGGGAGGTGCGCAGAGCCATTACAG GCCGTATCCCGGACAGTCTGAAAAATTGTGTTAACAAGGAGTATTTGATGTCAGCATCTCAGTGGCCATCTATGGAGGCCGCCACTGTGCACTCTGAGCTCAACGGAGCTGCAGCCTATAG GTTCCCTGCCGGGCTGATTGGTGTAGCAGCGGGCGGTTTGCCTGGAGCCGGGGCAGGAGTGGAGGGCATTGTGGCTGGATCTCTGCCCCTGGCACACGCCATTGCCCCCATCTCTCACCCACCTCATACCCCATCTCCTGGGCAACCCTCCAAGGCAGAGGCTGACAGAGACATCCCTTCTGACCAATAG